GCCCGAGCAGGACGACGTCCGCCAAGGGGTGATCGCCTATAAGATCGCGGCCCACGCGGCCGACTTGGCCCGACACCGCCCCGGCGCCCGCGATCGCGACGATGCCCTGTCACGGGCTCGCTTCGCGTTCGACTGGAACGAGCAGTTCCGTCTGTCGCTCGACCCGGAAACGGCCCGCCGGATGCACGACGAAACGCTGCCACAGGACACGTTCAAAAGCGCCCACTTCTGCAGCATGTGCGGTCCGAAATATTGCTCGATGAAGATCACCGAGCAAATCCGCGAAATGGCAGCCGAATCACCGCTGACGCCGGAAGTAGTGGAGTTGGCGATCCAGGGCCAACAGAAAGCGTAGACGGCTGGAGTTTTCGGCGGGTACAACTTCGTTTTACGATGGCGTGTCGTCGCCGATCCCCGTCGGTCATGCGGTTAGAAAATGACATTTCCCGCAACTCTGCTCAGTTCATTGCGCGACGGAAAAGTTATTCCGTTTGTTGGCGCAGGTGTTTCGCGCGCGCTCCTCGATATCGATGGGATGCCGCTATTTCCAACTTGGAGCGAGCTCCTGGATCGTGCGGCGGACCGCCTGGACAAAGAAGGTAAGGCCGACTATGCATCGCTCGTGAGAAGTCTTATTAGGATCGATAAGCCAAATTTTCTCGACGCCGCAAAGTACGCAAAGGATGGATTGGAAGCGAACTGGTTTTCGTTCTTAAAAGACCAGTTGGATTATCCTCGGGATGCAGTGCTCAATCAGTCGCTCGACCTTCCGCAATCGATTTGGCGACTCGGCAGTAACCTAGTTCTGACAACGAACTACGACCGCGCAATGACGTGGGCGCACTCGCGCCCAGAGGATCTCTCGCGCTGGAACATCGAATCGCCAGCCGAGCAAGCGGCGATGGCTCGGTCAGGTTTGTCTCGTCCGGTTGTCTGGCATCTCCACGGCACTATCGAGGATGCCGCACGAATTATATTAACCCCAGATGGGTACAGCCGCTTGTATCCGTCAAAAGACACCGAAGCTTTGTACACAGCGGCAATGACGTCTTTGCGATCGTTGTTGACGAGCCAGTCGCTTCTTTTCATAGGATTCAGCTTTACTGACTCATTTCTTGGGACGACCCTTCGCGGTGTCTCTGAGTCGTTTGCCAACGCAAATGGCCCGCATTATGCACTCGTACATCGTGATAACTCACAGGCACAGAGTGATGCTCGCCGATGCGGTGTGCAGGTAATCACCTTTTCCGATTACGGTGAGCCATTGCTGCAAGCTGTTTCTGAGCTGGCCGCGGCGGCCGCGGAAACTCGGTCTTTGGTTATGGCCAATGCTGCTCATCCAACTGATGCCCCGGCCGAGGTTGAGCCTGTTTGTTTCGATGACGTTTGTGATACACCACCTCCAACGGGAACGTGGGTAGGTCGCGAACTTGAGCTTAAGCTTTTGGCTAATCGAAACGCGAAGGCGATCGCAATAACAGGGATTGGCGGACAAGGTAAGTCGACTCTTGTAGCGAAGTATCTAGCGATTTCGGGGGCTGAATACCAATTTGTTGACTGGCGAGACTGTAAGGAGCAGGACGACACGCTACAGACGCACTTGGTGCGGATCGTAGAGCGTCTGTCGAGGGGGCGGAGCTGCGCTGCGGATCTGGCATCCGAAACCATTGAGTCTGTCGTCAGATTATTTTTAGATTTAGCGGTTTCGGTTCGTGGCATTTTCGTCTTCGACAATGTTGACCATTACATCGATTTGCAGACGTCTCAGGCTGTTAAAGGAATGCACGCCCTTATTCAAGGGATATTGAAAACACCCAGCGCCTCGCGATTTGTCTTCACAGCACGCCCGAAACTCCGATATGATTCTTCCGAGTTTGTTTACATCGAGCTAAAGGGCCTAACTATCGACGATGCGAAGGAGCTTTTTGCGGCAAGAGGTGTTCAAATCGCTGTCGGAGATTTGGGCGAATTGCACGACCTGTTGCAGGGGCATCCACTTTGGATTGCGTTGATCGCGAATCAGGTGGTGACGAATCGCATAAAAATTCCCGTTCTGATAAGCCGCATCAAAAACGGCCGCGATGCAGAGCTTCCTACGACGATGCTCCGAGAGATCTGGAGAGGCTTAAGATCGAAACAGCAGCGTCTCCTTAGGTATCTTGCCGAACTCGTTCGTCCTGAGACCGTCGCGCAACTTGAGGAACTTGTCGCGCATGAGTTCTCTTGCAATCAGTTTAGGGCGACGCTTGAGAGGTTGAAAACGCTCGATCTAGTTGTGATCAAATCGCCCAATGTCGGCGCCGATACGGTTGAGCTTCATCCTCTAGTTCGCGAGTTCATACGTCGAGAGTTTCCTCGGGGCGAACGCAATCGATTTATATCCGCGATCCTCGTTTACTTTGACAAGATTATAGTAAAGCTTCGTCCTTCGCTTTCTCGGAGGCCGACATTTGATACGCTTCAATATTGGACAGCCAAAGTCGAGTTACTCGTTAACAGTGGTAACTACCACGATGGTCTCTTGGTTTTATATGAAGCGGCGAACGCACTCGTTTTTGGTGGCTTTTCGGAAGACTTCGTCCGGCTTGCCAATAGCGTGCTGTCGATCTTGAACTGGAGCGATTCCGAGGTTGTTGACAGCATCGCGTTTGAATATACGTGCGAAAACCTCGTTGAGGTTCTTTCGCAACTCGGAAGATTCGATGAGGCAGAGTTTGAGCTAGCACGATTCGAGCGTACAACGGCCGGTGCGACCGCGAGATACATTTGCGTTTGTCGCCTACGTGTTTATTTATATTGGAGCAAAGGAGAGTTCGACCTTGCGAAGGAGTGGGGGCGGCGCGGCGTGGCATTGAAAATCGAAAGCCATCTTGATACGCGCCACGATTGTGGGCACGAGCTTGCGCTTGCGCAGCGAGACTCCGGTGAGAGAGAAAATGCGCTGAAGTATTTCCTTAGAGGCGTAGCGCTTGAAGAGGTCCTTAATCCGGCACATCTCGATGCATCCCGGGGTGGAGATTTTTACGGAAATGTTGGACGCACGCTGCAACTGATGGGTAGGGACGATGAGGCGATGATCGCAATCATCAAGTCGGCGTGGATTCTTGAGTACGATGAACGCCCTATGCGAATTAACGTTGCTTGGGCATCGGAGTGGCTTGGTGAGCTTCTCGAGAGAAAAGGCAATCGAAACTCGGCGTACGTCTGTTTTCGAAGGGCTGCTGCCAAGTGGAAGGGCATATCTCCTTATCGAGCGCAAGACGCTATTGACGCTGCGGAGCGACTTGGGCCTATTGTCGATGGTGCCCTCGCTGCTGTGGGCGATGAGCAAATTGAGCATAAGTATCTGGTGTGGCTTGAGGGGGAGAAGCGGTTCTAGCGTTAGATTTCGCGCACGATTGAACGACGGACGACTTATCGCCGTTAAGCAGGGTGATAGCGTGCAATTGGAGGGCGAATGCCGAGCAAATTGCGCTGAACTTCTTCGCTCCGCGTTTTATCGCGGGCGCTCGATAGAGAACTAATTGAACGAATAGGCACGCTGGTTCTTCCGAGCCTTACTTCCGAGTTGCAATTGCTGCGCCACCTCATCTCCCCTTGACCAATCCACCCTGGGCCGCGATACAGTAGCCTTAGCGCGACCACTGTCACTGCTCGGAGCCCATACCCATGCTGTCCAAAAACGTCCAACAGGCCATAAACGAGCAGATCAACGCTGAGTTTAGCTCGTCGTATACCTACCTGGCGATGTCCATTTTCTGCCAGCGCCAGAACTTTCTCGGTTGTGCCCATTGGTTGCGGATGCAGGCCGAGGAAGAGAATGGGCATGGGATGCGGCTGTTAGACTTCCTGCTGGCCCGCGATGGCGAGGCGGCCTTGAAGACGTTAGCTGAGCCCGCGGTCGGTTTCGCCTCGATCGCGTCGGTTTTCGAGCAGGCCCTGGACCAGGAGCAGCACGTCAGCAAGAAGATTGACGACCTGTACGAGTTGGCATTGAAGGAGAAGGCGTTCTCAGCCCTGGTCGAGCTGCAATGGTTCATCGCCGAGCAGGTCGAAGAGGAAGAAACGGCCCGTGAGATCGTCGCCAAGTTCCACCTAGTGAAGAACGACCCGGCGGCGCTGTTGGATATCGACCGGGAAATGGGCGTTCGCGTAAAGGCCGAGGGGGGTAACGGCCGCCGATTTAGCGGACGCGGCTAGCCAGCCGCGGTTAGGGACGATGGCGTCGGTGACGCCGGCGTTGGGTGCGCTGTGCGCACCGGGATTTACGTGCTTGTCATGAGTGCAGCGCGCGATTCAGCGGCGCGTAACGGGGCTTGCCGTCAGGTCGGATTCGTGGTGCCCACAGGGCACCCTACGACATCGGCGCAGAAGTTTTCGCATGTGCTGCGCAGGGCGCCTTCTGTTGCGCGGTCGAGGCATCTTCTTCCCGTTGAATTTCTCGCCGCGCAATGGTATTTGTTGCGGGCTCGTGGGAATGGGACGCCCCTAATCGCTATCAGAAAGGCCCGCGGATGAATCCGCTGTCGATATCGTGTCTGCTGTTCGTCTGCATTTTCGCATCGGCCATGTTTGGGATGATCGTGGCGCGGTCGTTGCCGCTGCATCATCTGCTGCCTGACTCGCGCGATTCGATCAAAGGGGGGCTGGGGCTGATTGCGTCGCTGACGGCGCTCGTCTTGGCCCTGGTGGTCGCAGCGGCCAAGGAGACGTACGACACTAACACGGCTACGGTCCGGCAAATGGCGGCAGATGGATTGCTGCTCGATCGATTGCTGTCGCTGTATGGCGATGGCACGATCGAGGAGCGGCACGCGTTGCGGCGCACGGCCGAGACGGCCTTGCACCGAATCTGGCCTGACGACATCGACGAGGAGACTTCTATCGCTCCCAAAGCGGCACAAGGGGATTTCGAAGCCTTGTACTTTGGCATCGCGCAGCTGAACCCCGAGAATGACGGTCAAAGGGCGATCAAGTCGCGGGCGCTCGACGTGACAACGGGTTTGGCGCAGACGCGATTCCGTCTGTTCTCGCAAAAAGAGAGCTCGATCCCACGACCGTTCCTGGTGATCCTGGTGTTCTGGCTGATGGTACTGCTGGGGGGAGCAGGGCTATTGGCGCCGCGGAATGCCACGACCGTGATTGTTCTATTGGTCAGCGCGCTGAGCGTGTCGTGCGCCCTATTTCTGGTGTTGGAGCTGGCGCACCCGTTCGACGGCATGATGCGCATCTCGAATTTGCCGCTGCGCGAAGCGATGGCCGAATTCGGCAAGTGACGTAGTTGGCGGCCGGAGGCCATGCTGCGTGCCATACTCGTGTTGAGTGCCGCGGCAGCCGCTCTAGACCCGGCCGGCTAGGCTGGCGACGACGGCCAGCAGTTCGCCGCTTTCGACCGGCTTGGCGATGTGGGCCTGGTAGCCGGCCACAATCGCCTTGCGGCGATCTTCGGCGCGGGCGTAGGCGGTCAGGGCGACGGCTGGCGTCTTCGTACGTTTCTGTGCAGCCTCGGCGGCCCGCAGTTGGCGGATAAAGGCAAATCCGTCCTGGCCCGGCATGCCGATGTCGGAAATGATGACGTCGAAGGTCGCATTCGCAAACGCCTCGAACGCTGCGTCGATCGTGCCAGCGATTTGCACCCGGCAGCCGGCCTCTTCGAGGATGCGCTTTACCAACTCGCGCGCATCCCGTTCGTCATCCAGCGCGAGCACGCGGACGTCGGTCAGATTCAAGGTGTCGGCATCGATTGGTCGCGGAGCGTGGCGCAAATTCGCAGAATTCCGTGGTTCGACCCGCCTGACGGCTCGCACGGGAATCGACACGACGAAGGTCGTGCCCAAGCCAATGCCGGGGCTGTGCGCGCGGACGGTACCGCCATGTAATTCAACGAGGTTGCGAACGATCGAAAGCCCCAGTCCTAGCCCACCGTGGGCACGGCTGGCCGATGAGTCGGCCTGGCGGAAACGATCGAAGATGTGGGGCAAAAACTCCGGTGCAATCCCCTGCCCCGTATCGGCGATGCTCAGTTCGATGTGTGAGCTGACGCGTTCGAGCACGACCTGAATCTTGCCGTCGCGCGGCGTGAATTTCACGGCGTTGGAAAGCAGGTTCCAAGCCACTTGCTGCAAACGGCCTGGATCGCCGGTGGTTTGCACGTCGACCAGCGGGTCGATCATTCGCTCGATTCGTACTCCCTTGGCTGACGAGGCCAGGGAGACCGTCTGGATTGCCGCCTCGACGATCGTGGGAAGGTGCATGTCTTGCAGGTTCAGGCTGAGCTTGCCGGAGATAATCCGGCTTACGTCCAGCAGATCTTCGATCATTTGCGCCTGGCTGCGTGCGTTGCGCTCGATGACGTCCAGGCCTTCGGCCAGCTCTTCGTGCAAACCTTCGCGCAGGGCCAGCAATTGAGCCCAGCCAAGAATGGCATTCAGCGGCGTGCGCAGTTCGTGCGACAGCGTGGCGACGAATTCATCCTTCATGCGGTTGAGCCGCTCGCTCTCGCTGCGCGCGGCGCGCTCGCTATCGAGCAGCTTTTCGCGCTCTTCGCTGGCCAGCCGCAGATCGACGTTGACGATTGCCAATTGCTCAGCCCGGCGCAGAAGCTGCCGCGTCAGGGCGTCGCGCAAGTGCCATGCGGCTTCGAGTTCCATCGGCGTCCAAGGGCGGCTTTTGCCACGCACTGTTTCTTTCCACAGCGCGAACGAGCCACGTGGGCTGAGGCGCACATCCTCGCCCGACTTGACGACGCTCTTCGCCGGGTCGCCGGCCCATTCGACCGTACGCACTCGCTCGCTGCGAAACCAGAGCAAGCGATGCGGGCGGACCGTGCCCAGCGAAATCGACAACACGCCGCTGGCCACGCTGCCAAGCAGGCCGGAGCCGAACGAACGTTGCAGATTGTCGGTGGCAAAGACATCGCCGGGTTGGTCTTCGGTCAACCACTGGGCAAGCTGCAGAATGTCTTGATCGCCGGGCGTTTGGCCGAGGCGGTGAACCGTATCGTCGACAACTACCGCAGCGCCGTCGGCGTAGACGAAGTTCAGCATGTTTGGCTGCGAATCGACCAGGGCCTTGGTCATGTCGTCCACGCGCTCGAGGTTGGCCGTCATCTTGGCGATTGTGCGACGCATTGAATCGCGGTAGCCGGTCAACTCGCGCTCTTCGGCCGCGCCGAGCGATAGTGACATCATTTGCCCCAGCAATTCGCAGGCTGTGCGCACGTCGTACGAGACAAAGCGCGGCGCATAGTGATGGCAGGCCACGAGCCCCCACAGCTTCTCGCCGCGCACCAGCGAGATCGACATCGAAGCGCCGACGCCCATGTTGCGCAGGTATTCGAGGTGGATCGGTGATACGCTCCGCAGCACCGAAAAGCTCATGTCTAAGGGAGCCGCCGCACCGGGGCTGGTTTCAGGCAGGATGCGCGCCGGGACATAATCGCGGTCAGCGATAAAGCGGAGCCAGTTCTTCGTGTACAGCTCGCGGGCCTGCTTGGGAATGTCGGAAGCCGGATAGTGCAATCCCAGGAACGGCTCTAAGTCGCCGCGTTTCGACTCGGCTACCACCTGGCCGTTCCACTCTTCGTCGAACCGATAGACCATGACACGGTCGAATCCGCTGATGCCGCGCACGTGGTCGGCGACAAGCCGGTGCAATTCGTCGACCGATTTCGCCAGGTTCAGCTTGGCGATTGCCCCTTGCACGAGCCGGTAGAGCTCGGGGGCTGTCAACTCGCGCGATTCTTGCGCAGGCTCGAATTCGACGAAGATCGATTCGCCATTGCGATGAGCTATGGCATCGAAATTACCCTTGCTATCGCGTACTCTGACCGTGAAGAGATAAACCGGCTTGGTCTCGCGCACCTCTTGTTGGAGCGAGGCCTCGCGCCGCGCACGCTCCTCAGACGGAAACACGTGCCCTATACGCTTGCCCAACAAGTCCTCGACGCGACTCCCCAGCACATCTTCGGCGTTGGCCGAGACGTGGGTGATCGTCAGGTCCGCGGCGCCGCAGACGATCAGCGCTCCATGGGGTTGAATGGCCCCAGGAATGTGGATGGGTTCACGATCGCAATTGGTCAGGTCGACAGGAGTTTCGGTCATGCGTGCAAACGATGGATCTCTTCATATTGGATAATTTCGATCGATTTCACGGCGATTGGCACTAATACTGCAAGTGCTGCGCCATGAAGAACGAGATTTCTTGCTTGGGAAAGGACTTTCCGGTGGATCTGCGCGAACGACTAAAAGCGGCTACACAGAAGCAGCACTTGGCGCTCGAGTCAGAATTGGATTTGTTGCGACCGGATCTGACTCTTGAAGGCCTGCGCCGCGTGCTGGAAAAATTCTACGGCTACTATCTGCCTTGTGAAAGAGAATTAGCCGGGCAACCGGACGAGTTGCAAGAAGTTTTTGCGGCGCGGTTCAAGACGCCGCAACTGGCGAGTGATTTGCGCTATTTGGGGCGTACCGATGCGTCGATTGCGGCGCTTCCCTTAGCGACACTTCAGCCTGCGACTTCGCTTACGCGAACTTTGGGGCGCTGGTACGTGATCGAGGGTTCGACGCTGGGCGGGCGTTTACTGAGTGAACGGTTCGAGAAAATGTTTGGCTTATCTCGGGGAAGGGGCGGTTCGTTCTTCAATTGTTACGGCGATCGCGTCGGCGCCATGTGGAAGGATTATTGCCGATTGCTGGAACAGCATGCATTCCCGAGCACCGATCCGGAAGTGATTCAAGCAGCCGAAGAGACGTTCGAGTCGCTTGGGGAGTGGCTGAAGTCGTCCGCCGAATGAGCGATATCGCAACCCTAACCGACAGGCTGGCAACTGAAAGCACCGATTTATGCCCTGCACGTTGTGCGGCGTTGATTACGCCAAGAGTGGTCCAATCGGCGTTCCCTCCGAGATGCGGTGCGGACGATCGGTGGCGTCGCGCAGCTCGAGATCGTGCGGGATTCCCAACAGGTGATAGAGCGTGGCCGCGATGTCGTCGGGCTTCGCAGGCTGGTCCTTGACGACGGCCGCGTGGCGATCGGTCGCGCCCACGATGTTGCCGCCGCGGATGCCGCCGCCGGCCCACAGCACACTGTAGGCTTGGCCCCAGTGGTCACGCCCGCCGCCGGCGTTGTTATTGATCTTGGGAGTGCGCCCCATTTCGCCCATGACGAGCACGAGGGTTTCTGCGAGCAGGCCGCGTTCGTCTAAGTCACTGATCAAGGCCGAGAGCGCCTGATCGAGCTCCGGCATCAGGTGCTGATCGTACAAACGAAAATGGTCGAAGTGCGTGTCCCAGATTTGAAATGCTGAGAGCCCAGTATTCTCGGGGTTCGAGACGGCGTTGGCCGTGACGAAGCGAACGCCGGCCTCGATCAGCCGGCGCGATAGAAGCAGCACTTGCCCCATTTCGCAGCGACCGTAGCGGTCGTGTATGGTCGCGGGCTCTTGGCTGACGTCGAAGGCCGCTTGCGTCGCGGGCGAGAGGATCACGTCGAGCGCCTCGGCCTGATAGGCGTTCCAGTTCGAACGCTCGGCTTCGGCACGCGCTGCGGCAAAGGCCTGGTCCATCTCGCCGAGCAAGCGCACGCGCCCTTGCATGCTCTCATGACTCACGCCGGCCGGCAGGCCCAGGCCATCAGGGATCGGCAGCTTGCCTTCCCACTTTGGCGAGCGGGCCATCATGCGATTCCGGACCGCGGGGAGCGGATCGTACCGGTTGCCCATCCATCCGCCGCCGGCGCTGGGGGTGGGAAAGCCCATGTCGAAGAGATAGGTGGGCGTCAGCACAAACGGCGGCATGCCGTGCAGCTTCGGCAACACTTTTGAAACGACTGAGCCGTATGTCGGATGATCGTGTGGAGTGGGACGGATGTTCGCGTCGCTGCCGGGCGAATGACCACTGAGAGCGTAGGCGGCGCTACTGTTGTGAGCGCTAAGTGGATGCGTGGCCGATCGCAAGATGCTGAAGCGATGCGCCTGCTGGGCGAGGAGCGGCAACTTTTCGGTAATGCGTATCCCTGGCACCGAGGTGTCGATCGGCCGGTAAGGGCCCCGAATGTCGGCCGGGGCGTCGGGCTTCATATCGAAAGTATCGAGCTGCGACGGTCCGCCATTGAGAAAGACGAAGATGCAATGTCGCGCCTTGGCCGTGGCGCTGGCGATCGCCCGCGAGCGCATTTGATCTGCCAGTGACAAACCCGCCCAAGATAGCGCGCCGAAGCGGAGCAATTCGCGTCGCGATAGCGTGCCGTGATTCATGACGCGGCCTTGGGCGTGCGGAAGGGGCGATTGTCGTTATACCCTCACCCTCTCCCGGAGGGAGAGGGGTTTTTGGGCGTCGATCGTTTTTGGAGGATCGAAGTCTGACCTTTGATCCTGCCCGATTTTAGGGCGACGTTCGGCGTAGCGTCAACATGCGCTTGTGGCCAGGTGGGGATCTCTCGAGCGCGAGGCTGCGGTTATCATCGCCGCGCTGTTGTTTCGTGCGTTACAGGGGTTAGGCTATGCCCCATGTCGTGCATTTTCGTCGCCGCCCGTTTGTTTTGATATCGTGGATGAATCTTATGAAAACATGGTGCTTATTCGTGATGCTTGCGTGTACTTCGTCTGTTTGTCGTGCCGCGGATCTACCTCGCAGCACGCCCGAGCAACAGGGAGTTTCGTCGGCCGAGGTGCTGTCGTTCTTGGAAGCGGTCGATCAGATCGACGCCATGAACAGCTTTATGCTAGTGCGGCATGGGCATGTGGTGGCCGAAGGATGGTGGACCCCGTACCGAGCCCAGGCGCGGCATTCGCTGTATTCGCTGAGCAAGAGCTTTACGTCCACGGCCGTGGGTTTGGCTGTCGCCGAAGGAAAACTGAGTGTCGACGATCCGGTGTTGAAGTTCTTTCCGGAAGATGCGCCGGCCGAACCGAGCAAATTCCTCGAGGCGATGCGCGTCCACGATTTGCTGCGGATGTCGACCGGGCATCAGATCGAGCCCGGGCGGAGCACGAAGGAAGCCTGGACGAAGACATTTCTCGCGCAGCCGGTTCCATTCCGGCCGGGGACGCATTTTCTGTACAACACCTCGGGCACGTACATGCAGTCCGCGATCGTGCAAAAAGTGACCGGGCAAACCGTGCTCGATTATTTGCAGACGCGTCTGTTCGCACCATTGGGAATCGAAGAGCCGACCTGGGAGACGAGTCCGCAGGGAATTTCGACCGGCGGCTATGGCCTGAGCATTCGCACCGAAGATATCGCGAAGTTCGGACAACTCTACCTGCAGAAGGGGATGTGGGGCGATAAGCAACTGGTGCCGGCTGCGTGGGTCGAAGCGGCGACCGCGCGGCAAACGTCGAATGGCAGCAATCCGGATAGCGATTGGGACCAAGGTTACGGCTACCAGTTCTGGCGCTGTCGAAATGGCGCCTATCGTGGCGATGGCGCGTTCGGGCAGTTTTGCGTCGTGCTGCCCGAGCAGGATGCCGTGGTCGCGATTACCAGTGGCGTGCGTGACATGCCCGGTGTGCTGCAAACGGTATGGGACAAATTGTTGCCTGCGCTGAAGTCGTCCGCGCTCCCCTCGGCCGAGGCTGCTTGCGAGAAGCTCGCAGGCAAGCTGAAGGCTTTGCAAGTACGCTTGCCGGAACGGAGTGGCGATGGCGTGGACATTGTGGGTAAGCGTTATGTGTTTCCGGCGACTGATAGCGACCAAAAGCTGGAGTCGCTCGCATTTGAGCGCGACGGATTGGCGGGGCCGGTGACGCTGGTGATGCGAATCGCTGGCGACGAACAGCGCATCGCGTGCGGGGATGGCCAGTGGCAAGAAGGCGAGGCCGCCTGGGGGCTGATGGCGAAGCAGCCGATCGCGGCAGCCGGCGCCTGGGCAGGGGACGTTTTCACCGCCAAGCTGTGCTTCTACCAGACGCCGTTTATCGTCACTCTGCGTTTGCGGCCCGAGGAAAAGAAACTGGCGTTCAACTCCGAGACGAATGTCGGCTTTACGCAAACCAAGCAGCGAGAAGTGGTGGGGGTCGCGGAATAGACGGCGCGAATAAACGTCGATTTCGCCGCGAACGGTGCCGATCGTGCGAGGCCAGTTCGGGCTGCGAGTGACAGGCTCGCCGCTTGAGAGCATGGCTCTTATGGCGACGATCGCGCCGTGATCGGAATTTTCTTTCCGCTCGAATCCCGGTAAGATGCCGACGTTGTCGGGCAGGTCAGCGCCGTCCCGTGGACGAGGAGGGCGGTCGACGATTTGTACGTCGTTGCTGGCGCGGTGCGGCACTAGATCTATGGGGTCGGCATTCGATGATTTCTGCCTCGCGTAGCCCAACAGACCAGGCGCTGCGCGTCGCCATGAATGGGGCGGCGCGCGACAATCTGGTGCCGCTCGCCGCGATGGCTGTGCCGATCTACATTTTGGCGGGCATCTTCCGCGTGCAGATGGTGGGATCGTTCCACGACACGATCGCGCACGCCGAGTTCGCATCGGCCATCGCGAGTGCCGTCCTGTTGTTCGCCACCGTACGGTGGCGTCTGTCCGGGGCGTGGGTGCATCCGCTGCTGTTCGCTTTTGGCCTCGTGGCTTGGGCGGATGGGATGGTGCAGCTCTACTTTTCCCATTCGCCGATGGACACGACGAACTTGGCGCTAATCATTACGGCCTCGGCGATCGTGTCGTTGTCGATCTGGACCTCGTCGCTGTTGTATGCGGTGATCTGGGCGGGCTGGTACTGGTGCGTGCTGAAATACCCGGGTGGGCAATGGTACCACTACGGCATGTTTTTGCTGTGGACGACCGGCATCGCCGCGGCCGTGCAAACGGCGCGAACCAAGCTCTTGCTGCGGTTGTTTCGTAGCGAGTCGCGACAGCGAGAATTGCTCGAAGAGCTGGTCGCCGAGCGCAATCGTGAGCTGGAGGAATCGCTTGAGCATTTGCGCCACGCCGAGCGGTTGGCATCGGTGGGAACTTTCGCCGCGGGAATTGCTCACGAGATCAACAACCCGGTGGGCATGATCCTGTTGTCGGCCGAACAAGCGCTTCATTACGCGAAGTCAAACAATGCGGACGACAAGGTGAGCCCGTTACTGCGCGATATCTCCGCCAATGCCAAGCGTTGCGGTCGAATCGTGAAGAACGTTTTGAGATTTGCCCGACATGACCCAGCCGAAAGAGCGCCGGCCGATGTCAACGTTATCATCCGGAACGCCGTTGAACTTGTTCATTCCTATGCCGCACAGCGGAATGCGTCGATCGATTTGATGCTGGATGTCAGGCTGCCGCCGGCCATGGTGAATCAGGTCGATATGGAGCAAGTATTCGTCAACCTGATTCAGAACGGTATCGAAGCGACAGGGGACGTTGCCCCGCGAATCACGATCACGACGTCGCAGACTGCGCAAGGGATACGCCTGACCGTATCCGATAACGGCGCCGGCGTGCGGCCTGAGGATCGGGCGCATATTTTCGATCCTTTCTTCACGACGCGGCAAGCACACGGCGGCACAGGTTTGGGGTTGAGCCTGGTGTACGGC
The sequence above is a segment of the Pirellulales bacterium genome. Coding sequences within it:
- a CDS encoding ferritin, giving the protein MLSKNVQQAINEQINAEFSSSYTYLAMSIFCQRQNFLGCAHWLRMQAEEENGHGMRLLDFLLARDGEAALKTLAEPAVGFASIASVFEQALDQEQHVSKKIDDLYELALKEKAFSALVELQWFIAEQVEEEETAREIVAKFHLVKNDPAALLDIDREMGVRVKAEGGNGRRFSGRG
- a CDS encoding ATP-binding protein codes for the protein MTETPVDLTNCDREPIHIPGAIQPHGALIVCGAADLTITHVSANAEDVLGSRVEDLLGKRIGHVFPSEERARREASLQQEVRETKPVYLFTVRVRDSKGNFDAIAHRNGESIFVEFEPAQESRELTAPELYRLVQGAIAKLNLAKSVDELHRLVADHVRGISGFDRVMVYRFDEEWNGQVVAESKRGDLEPFLGLHYPASDIPKQARELYTKNWLRFIADRDYVPARILPETSPGAAAPLDMSFSVLRSVSPIHLEYLRNMGVGASMSISLVRGEKLWGLVACHHYAPRFVSYDVRTACELLGQMMSLSLGAAEERELTGYRDSMRRTIAKMTANLERVDDMTKALVDSQPNMLNFVYADGAAVVVDDTVHRLGQTPGDQDILQLAQWLTEDQPGDVFATDNLQRSFGSGLLGSVASGVLSISLGTVRPHRLLWFRSERVRTVEWAGDPAKSVVKSGEDVRLSPRGSFALWKETVRGKSRPWTPMELEAAWHLRDALTRQLLRRAEQLAIVNVDLRLASEEREKLLDSERAARSESERLNRMKDEFVATLSHELRTPLNAILGWAQLLALREGLHEELAEGLDVIERNARSQAQMIEDLLDVSRIISGKLSLNLQDMHLPTIVEAAIQTVSLASSAKGVRIERMIDPLVDVQTTGDPGRLQQVAWNLLSNAVKFTPRDGKIQVVLERVSSHIELSIADTGQGIAPEFLPHIFDRFRQADSSASRAHGGLGLGLSIVRNLVELHGGTVRAHSPGIGLGTTFVVSIPVRAVRRVEPRNSANLRHAPRPIDADTLNLTDVRVLALDDERDARELVKRILEEAGCRVQIAGTIDAAFEAFANATFDVIISDIGMPGQDGFAFIRQLRAAEAAQKRTKTPAVALTAYARAEDRRKAIVAGYQAHIAKPVESGELLAVVASLAGRV
- a CDS encoding biliverdin-producing heme oxygenase — encoded protein: MKNEISCLGKDFPVDLRERLKAATQKQHLALESELDLLRPDLTLEGLRRVLEKFYGYYLPCERELAGQPDELQEVFAARFKTPQLASDLRYLGRTDASIAALPLATLQPATSLTRTLGRWYVIEGSTLGGRLLSERFEKMFGLSRGRGGSFFNCYGDRVGAMWKDYCRLLEQHAFPSTDPEVIQAAEETFESLGEWLKSSAE
- a CDS encoding SIR2 family protein translates to MTFPATLLSSLRDGKVIPFVGAGVSRALLDIDGMPLFPTWSELLDRAADRLDKEGKADYASLVRSLIRIDKPNFLDAAKYAKDGLEANWFSFLKDQLDYPRDAVLNQSLDLPQSIWRLGSNLVLTTNYDRAMTWAHSRPEDLSRWNIESPAEQAAMARSGLSRPVVWHLHGTIEDAARIILTPDGYSRLYPSKDTEALYTAAMTSLRSLLTSQSLLFIGFSFTDSFLGTTLRGVSESFANANGPHYALVHRDNSQAQSDARRCGVQVITFSDYGEPLLQAVSELAAAAAETRSLVMANAAHPTDAPAEVEPVCFDDVCDTPPPTGTWVGRELELKLLANRNAKAIAITGIGGQGKSTLVAKYLAISGAEYQFVDWRDCKEQDDTLQTHLVRIVERLSRGRSCAADLASETIESVVRLFLDLAVSVRGIFVFDNVDHYIDLQTSQAVKGMHALIQGILKTPSASRFVFTARPKLRYDSSEFVYIELKGLTIDDAKELFAARGVQIAVGDLGELHDLLQGHPLWIALIANQVVTNRIKIPVLISRIKNGRDAELPTTMLREIWRGLRSKQQRLLRYLAELVRPETVAQLEELVAHEFSCNQFRATLERLKTLDLVVIKSPNVGADTVELHPLVREFIRREFPRGERNRFISAILVYFDKIIVKLRPSLSRRPTFDTLQYWTAKVELLVNSGNYHDGLLVLYEAANALVFGGFSEDFVRLANSVLSILNWSDSEVVDSIAFEYTCENLVEVLSQLGRFDEAEFELARFERTTAGATARYICVCRLRVYLYWSKGEFDLAKEWGRRGVALKIESHLDTRHDCGHELALAQRDSGERENALKYFLRGVALEEVLNPAHLDASRGGDFYGNVGRTLQLMGRDDEAMIAIIKSAWILEYDERPMRINVAWASEWLGELLERKGNRNSAYVCFRRAAAKWKGISPYRAQDAIDAAERLGPIVDGALAAVGDEQIEHKYLVWLEGEKRF